A DNA window from Bdellovibrio sp. BCCA contains the following coding sequences:
- a CDS encoding DUF4423 domain-containing protein: MLMNPVALMIRTLLTFKDYKKTKEQLADTLEVETEKITEALDILRTLGLIEECDGQFTSTHKNIKIPDNFSSMGLEQFYRKSFHQASLSINFPKPSRKHRSWFVALNEEDFNKYTKDTEARIREKTLEMDSDLFENKRLYQVLFAILPVSK; the protein is encoded by the coding sequence ATGCTGATGAATCCCGTCGCTTTAATGATTAGGACTCTTTTAACGTTTAAGGATTATAAAAAGACAAAGGAACAGTTGGCAGATACTCTAGAAGTTGAAACAGAAAAAATAACTGAGGCACTCGATATTCTACGCACTTTAGGTCTTATTGAAGAATGCGATGGACAATTCACAAGCACTCACAAAAATATTAAAATACCAGACAACTTTTCTAGTATGGGACTTGAACAGTTCTACAGAAAAAGTTTTCATCAAGCTTCTTTATCCATCAACTTTCCAAAACCTTCCCGAAAACACCGAAGCTGGTTTGTGGCCTTAAATGAAGAAGATTTCAATAAATACACGAAAGATACTGAAGCAAGAATTCGCGAGAAGACTTTAGAAATGGATTCGGACCTTTTTGAGAATAAGCGGTTATATCAAGTGCTTTTTGCTATTTTACCGGTTTCCAAATAG